In Hippopotamus amphibius kiboko isolate mHipAmp2 chromosome 6, mHipAmp2.hap2, whole genome shotgun sequence, the genomic window gcagttaggttgcttccatatcttggctattgtaaataatgctgctatgaacatttgggtgcatgtatctttttgaattaatgtttttgttttcttcggatacatacccaggagtggaactgctagatcatttggtaattttatttttagtcttttgaggaacctctgtactgttttccacagtggctgtaccaacttacattcctaccaacagtgtacaagggtacccttttctccacacccttgccaacatttgttatttgtggtctttttgatgatagccgttctgacaggtgtgaagtgatatctaattgtagttttcatttgcatttctctgatgattagcaatgttgagcatcttttcatgtgcctggtggtcactttatgtcttctttggaaaaatatctattcaggtcttctgcccatttttaagttgtgttgtttgttttgtggatGCTGAGTTGTgagagctgtttatgtattttggatgtCAACTCTTTATCACTCAtaacattcacaaatattttcttccattcagtagctgtctttttgttttgttgatgacgAACTACTTCATTTTTTAAGTCATCTTTAGACAGTGACTTCTCTTTCTATacctatttttatatgtaaattttttgtCATTAAATGGCTAAATGCAGGTGCCCATCTGACTTTCATATTAGTtcaaagaaggccagtgtggctgaagtaTCAGTGAAGTGGGGGGTAAAGTGGAATGAGATGAGATGGGTGATCTGTATATCAGATCATATTCAGCTCTATGAAGGCCATGACAAGGAGCtcagattttattctaagtgagaTGGGGGGTCATTTAAGTaggactgatgtgatgtgactgaagttttaaaaaaatcaccctggCTGCTATGGAGAAACACCATATGGGCAGGAATAGAAGGATAGGAACAGAAGAGGCTTACAGTAATCCAGGCTATTGGACCAGCGTaattgaggaaacagagaaaaggggACAGATTGAGGATGTTTTACAGATAAAAGTTTATAGGACTTGGTGATGCTGAATGTATGCTCTAAGGGAAGGAAGCATCAAGGACATGCCCAGGCCTGATAATCAGTTCATGGTACTGCAGTGGCTGCCTTAAAATTAAGTATTGTGTGTTTCCTATTCTGATGGGTCAATGCCTCTGCTGTATCTGATGACCCAAGGTTTTGGGGAGATACTAGGGAGGAACAGGTTTAGAGGGGAAAATCAAAGTTTTGTCCACCTACATATTATAATATGCCTAGATTGGTGAGACTTTAAAAGTGTTTTCATGAAAATTTTCTGAAACAGTATTCAAATAACAATAATATGAGTAGCATTCCAGATAGAAGCATTTCCATACTATTGCACATTAACAGACATGAATCTCACCTCTACCTCTCCTGCAGGTTCTGAACATCTATCCACTAGTGAATTAGCTAAGTATTTGTTTGAGAAAGCCTGGAAGGGTTTTTATATCATTATCTCGACCTTATCACTATTGGCATTTTATATGGGAAAATTCTTTGAGGAGTTGTCTAGAGCATCATAGGATGTTTAATAGCATCCCTGGCCTACTAAATGCCAGCAGTACCAACTCCCAGTTGTGAAAACCAAAAATGACTTGAGATATCACCAGATGTCCCTGGGGGCCAAAATCGTccccatttgagaaccactggtttataATAAGCAACAGAACTTTCTAGCATGCTGCTGATAGTAACGAAACTAACATCTGTTAGCACTTGTAATAGCCCCTTTATCTTATGCTACCAGAATCATTTAACAGCttggttaattttaaaaatctgcttaggttgaaaattatttttaatatatcaatgccttaaatttatctttaacTTAAATATAAAACCACTTAATTGTTTGATGTTGGGCCATTGTCTTGAATATGAATCCTCTGACTGGATTTCTAAGTTGTCATGTTACGTGATGCATTTTCTACCATTTTTAGCTCTGTGTATTTTAAACTGGGACAAAAGTTTGATTCTGCTTTCACTCTTGCTTTTTATTGACACATAAGTTTGACTAGTCTTTTAGACTGCTCACCCATGCCTCATTTAATCACATTGTGGCTGGAGAGGGGGAACTAGCTTTTATTAAGTGTCTGTCAACCTAGCTTTCAAATAAAACCAGAATTCTTTTACACTCACAGTTCAAGGGCTGCTGAATACTTACGTAATTACCCTAAGTACAGCCAACAGGTTCACTGACCATTGCCACTAAATCTTTGCCACTAACAGAAGCACATGGGGGTATTAGAGAGCAGCCTCCTAGCTACAGCCTTCATAAACCAGTATGCCTACAGGGCCAGTTTTATCAGGTGGAGATTGGCTAAGAGGTACTGTATGTGCCAAACACTAAAGTACTCTACTTGCATTCTCTTCTAATCTGCAACCATCCTAAAACATagatatgttaatatttttactttgcctTTAAAGAATACTGAAACATAAAGATGGTGTCTTGCACAAGGCTACGTAACTAATAAATAAAGTGATCAGGATGAGAACCCCAGGCATTCTAACATATACTTTAGCATTTCATTCATCACAAGTCCAAGGCCACGAGGGTTAATTCTCTACAGAGCACTAGGCTCCAGTCTGGTCCATGATCACAAATTACACCTTTGAATCTTCAAAGTGCGTGCTGTGGCTAGAAAATATGGGAGATCAATATAAGTCTACCACTTGAAACAACTCAAAGGATTAAGTAAAGCATCAACTTCTTATGTGTTATAGCCTCCTTATGTGTAGGCTAACCCAGATTCTActtgtattcatttcctattgctgtggtgacaaattaccacaaacttagtggcttaaaacaacacatttattaccttacagttctgtaggttagaagtccaacaggtctcactgagctaaaatcagATTCTTTTCTTGAGGATCCAGGGGAAagaatccatttctttgccttttccagcttttagaggcCACCATGTTCTCTGGCTTGTGACTCTCCTCCcttctgtcttcaaagccagtaaCACTGTATCTCCCTGACAGTGtcacatctccctctgcctcctcctcacaCTCTTAAGGACCCTTTTGATTACACTGGGCTCACTTGGATAATGCAGGATAACCTCCCTACCTTAATAAAATGAGGCTTAGAGCTGTGGCACGGCTTTAGACTAGTTTGGTCCTGTTCAGTTACATCAGATGAATCTGTTTTTAATGGCATTTTCACAAAGTTCATAAGACTGAAAGTTTGATGTGTATGAGAAATCAGCATGATTGAATTGCTTAATATATTAAAACTGTCTTCAAAGCCCAAGAAAATGGATCAACTGTGTAATTACAGATCATTTTAGATATGTTGGAGTGCTTTAGTATTTTAGTAGTTTGAGATGGCTATAATTGTCTCACCAAATCCCACTCAGGCGGTTCTAACAGAACCCTATATTTGTTAGAGAGTGTATTTGATAGGTGATACTACAGTATCCAAATTCAAGATACTGAACAAAAATTAGTAATTTTCATTAAAGTTCTCTATTTAGGACGACTTCTGAATGTGCTATTTTAAATGACCATAGATGTTAAagggattgttttctttctgtgttatGTTCATCCAGCCTACCTATCCAGACAGTGGCTTTATTTCTGACAAGCCTCCCAATATGGTTGCCCTGAGTGTGGGATaggcaatgacttttttttttaacatctttattggaatataattgctttacaatgttgtgttagtttctgctgtacaacaaagtgaatcagctatatgtatacatatatctccataccccctccctcttgagcctccctcccatcctccctatcccacccctctaggtcgtcataaagtactgagttgatctccctgtgttatgcagcagcttcccactagctattttcatttggtagtgtatatatgtcaatgctactctctcaccacatcccagcctcccctgccctgtgtcctcaagtctgttctctgtgtctgcgtctttattcctgccctgtcactaggttcctcagtatcatttttctagactccatatatatgcactaacatacagtatttttctttctgacttacttcactctgtatgacacactctaggtccatccacctcactacaaataactcaatttcattcctttttatggctgtataatattccattgtatgtatgtgccacatcttctttatccattcatctaatggacatttaggttgcttccatgtcctggctattgtaaatagtgctgtaatgaacattgtggtacatatatctttttgaattatggttttctcagggtatatgcccagtagtggaattgctgggtcatatggtagttccatttttagtttttaaaggaatctccatactgttttccatagtggccatatcaatttacattcccaccaacagtgcaagagggttcccttttctccacaccctctccagcatttacttgtttctagagtttttgatgatggccattctgactggtgtgaggtggtacctcattgtggtttttatttgcacttctctaatgagtgatgttgagcatcttttcatgtgtttattggctatctgtatgtcttctttggagaaatacctattgtTTATAAAGGTGGTAAGTTCAACAATAAggaattaaaaagacaaacaccattTAGTGAATACCTGTGTACTTGGCCccttatctcattttatcctcacaattcTGCGAGGTAGATGGACTCTTTCTACAGATAAAAAGAACTGGAGGTCAAAGGCTAATAAGTAACTTGCCAAGCACCACCTAACTAGTAAATGTTGGTAGAGATTTAAAGCTCAGTATGTCTCATCCAAATGTTTTTATTCACtaacgtatttttaaaaatctgagtatGTGCTAacatgtttccatttttacttaaCTCAGAGACCTTAAGAAATCTAGATAGTGAAATTTTGTCATCTTTggcataaaataatttcaaaactgGCATTTGAATAGTTATGTAAAACACTAATGAATTTATTACCTTATTAAAATCTTTTGCGAATTTGACATCCATTCTTAATTTCCTATTTTAGGTAAAaggttatttaaaatttaaagcagcTCCCTGATCTGGGAGAAAACAAACAAGAGGTATCATTTAAAGATAGGTAAATCAGAAGGTATTTAAAATAACCGAGGAAGAACCTGAAAAGTTTGAAAAGTTAAGAATACTCCTCTacatcttttaattaattttactattttctatCATAGGAGATGAGTATGATGTATGTGCCATTTGTCTGGATGAATATGAAGATGGAGACAAGCTCAGAATCCTTCCCTGTTCCCATGGTatgaataaatttatgtatgtgtaATTTATACCTAGCTTCAGTAttagagggagagacagaaaacagtTATTAGCACATCATAAGCCAGGCCCTGTACTAATCAGTGATCTCATTAAGTGATGGAGCTGTGTTTATAAAAACTtacaaatttttcttctcttgtcccTATATGGTACATATAGATCAGAACATGAATAAACATggtaagagattaaaaataatgttctcaTCTGCAGTATACTACCTAAAAGATGTACATTTTGCTTCAACAGCTTATCACTGCAAGTGTGTAGACCCTTGGCTaactaaaaccaaaaaaacctgtcCAGTCTGCAAGCAAAAAGTTGTTCCTTCTCAAGGCGATTCAGACTCTGACACAGATAGTagtcaagaagaaaatgaagtgtcAGAACATACCCCTTTACTCAGACCTTTGGCTTCTGTCAGCACCCAGTCATTTGGGGCTTTGTCGGAATCCCGCTCACATCAGAACATGACAGAATCTTCAGACTATGAGGAAGATGACAACGAGGATACCGACAGTAGTGATGCAGAAAACGAAATTAATGAACACAGTGTTGTGGTCCAGCTGCAGCCTAATGGTGAACGGGATTACAACATAGCAAATACTGTTTGACCTTCAGAGGGTATTGGGTTATTtccctttaaaatgtttatttaggcaTAGAGTTTGATTTTCTTGCTCCCTTCAGAGATTTCTGtagaaataacttattttttagtATTCTAAAGGTTAATCAGATTACTGAAACAGGTATTTTTGACCTGGTGTTCATCGGCAGGAGGGTACTTCACTAATAACTAATAATAGACTGGTGCTGTAACTCAAGCATCAAATCCACTCTTCTGTTGGAATGAAATAtagccaaaacattaaaaaattcctCAGTATAGCTTGCAATTAAGACCTAGATCACAGTATGCAGATGTTTCGTGTTTTTACACCCAAGGTCAGTGCTGTGGCCACCTAGCATGAGCTAAGCCAACTCCCATCTCCATAAAGTTACCTAGAGTTGTTGAGCTGGAACATGCTTGCTCTGGTATTCCCCCAAATTGCCACCATTAGTGAGAGGCAACAAGGTAATTTAGCAATTTTTCTTCCTATCAGCACCACAGAGAAACTCAAagttgtctttttcctttctattgcCAAGTAGTCTTATCCTGATAGGAACAGTCGGTACTAGGGCAGACTGCAAAACGTTTTGAAGGTTTTTAATTCTGTAGTGTTATGTATGAATTTGATTTATCGGCTAAAGTAACGTCTCTGGACTTGACTTACTGAATTTCAGTATTCTTAAGGATTTTGTTGTgatcaaagcaaaaagaaaatgctgTATAATAAAATACCAAACTTCAGTAATTATTAATACTCAGATCATATACCTCTTGATAAAGAGCATCTTATGCTAATTAGCCCTGCTAAACTATGTACAGAGGAAATTGTTCAAGTATTGGATTTGAAAATATTGCTTATGTTTAACAGAACTAATGATGTATTTAAACAATGTATTATGAAAagctaaattatatattattgtaaCTATGTAGAAAATATAGACTTATGTATAATCAAAATGCTAAGAATTTTTATATGGCCTTGAATGAAGGGAGTTTGAATGTTAATAAACACATTTTCCACTTTAAGAACTTGCAAATATTGTTTGTTGCTGTAGTAGTATACCTACATTAGCTTTATTTATGTGCACagcacttttttttataaatttattttattggctgtgttgggtcttttttgctgtgcacaggcttccttttagttgtgagtgggggctgctctttgttgtgatgtgcgggctcctcattgctgtggcttttcttgttgcggagcacaggctctaggtgcgtgggcttctgtagttgcagcacatgagctcaacagttgtggctcacaggctctaaagcacaggctcaatacttgtggcacacgggcttagttgctccgtggcatgtgggatcttcctggagcagggatcgaacccatgtcccctgccttggcaggcggattcttaaccactgcaccacctaggaagccctgcacaACACTTTTTAAAGGTATAATGACTAAGGTAATTCAGGTCAGATAAACATACATCACCTTAGAATTTTATACAAAGTTAACTGCACACAAGCAATTAGGTAATCCCCCCCAAAAGTTAAAACTGCAGCCAAAATCATTCCAACAATTGTGTACATTAGGGTACCCTCTTGTAATTACGGTGCACCCTTACAGTAGACTGCTGTACAGCCTCAAAAGGGTAACTATCTAGATATACCTTTACTGACAGAGGAACGTGACAGTGAACAAAAGCGTATTAGAGGATAGAAGCTACACTATACTAGCTTTTtcttgtaaaaaagaaaagtttcaatgttttttaaaaatgtaacactATTTGGGGAAATTTCACtttttgaacttttttaaaaaaattcttttaaaaacattcttataAACATCAACAAAAAATGAGTATTTCcacttaggaaaataaaaagttgaattcTTCTTCATTCTCCACCCTCACTCTGccccacagaaataaaaacaggccTAAGAAACAAGAGTATCAGTTTACTATGGTAATAAAGCAAAGCTATGGAATTTGACACTCTTGTATGATCCTAATTTTCTAAACCTGTTTGGTCATTTGTGTAATTTCATTTATCTGTTTGGTCATTTGTGTAATTTCATTTATCCTAAGGTTGGGTGTGAGGACAAAACACAGaattcagtgcctggcacataaacaTTAAGTAATAGTTTTTATAATTactgaagtaaataataaaaaatcatacctaaaatacacatttttttaaaaaaggaaaaagttaagtCACTGTAATGTGTATTAGATGTTACATTCCCTCAGTCTTTAATCCACAGTTCAAATCAAGGACTTGATTCCTTCAAATTTAAGTTAGGAGTTTTTCTgaggcaaaataaattttttttgaaacccCAAACTCTTagttgttaaaaatatatgtacttaACAGCACTGTCTAGGATTGTTACTAGTTCTCTTAATAGTCAATTGAaatcttttataatttctctatAGTATAACTATACAACTTTTtaaatacaatgttgaataaaattaaaaatcccatttcaattaaaaatatcctaatttaagaattttctgattataaaattagTCACCTGGAATCTTACCCAAGAGAAAACCTGATATTGTGCCTTCagaaatacatatgtaaaatacattatatattatatatatatcctattatataaaatttattggtGAGCATTTTCTTATGTAATTCTTCAATGACTATTTTATCTTCTGGACATTTATTTGACCCATAACCCTGAACATTAAATCTTCTAGTTTTCCAAGTTTAGTTACTCTAAGTAATGCTGTGGTAGTGACATTCTGCTGTATGAATTTATACAGCTCTATATCCTTAGGTTAAATTCCTAGAACTAAGTACAAAGCGAAGATACATGCATGTATTTCCTTAAGTGTCTTTCTAATGAAATTGTGGGAAGGGGGCCAATGACTagtttcattcattattttagaGATACAGTTGCCCTCTACTGTCTTCTACTCCCCTACCCACACCTCCAACAGATACACATCCCCTCACCTACTTAGGTTCTGTGAGTAAGGGCTTCACAAGTCTGGTCGCTGCTTTCTAATCAGTTACTCTCACAGTTCTTTACAACTAAAGTGTAAAAATGTATTCCCATAAAGTCATAAATCGTCACAACCCAATCACCAGATTTTCATCTGACTAACCTCTTGTTCCTGACAGCGATCTTAACAGATCAAgaagtttttattgttgttttacaaTTCTAAGGTATGCCCAACTATCAAAGTAGCCCCACATCGCATCTCTTCCATACCTTTACATCCCTGTATGGACAATCAAATTCAGAACTGACAAcactgtcaaagaaaaaaaaaatttgttatgcACAGTATATTTCAAGTAGGGCAAAGAGATGAACTCCTATTCCCTGACCCACTCTTTGTCTCAAAAGGGCAGCATACAGTCCACTTAAAATGGATCAGACTAACCTACTGATTGTTTCTAAAGGGATTTCTGGAATCTTCATCCGCAGGGTAGAACTTCAGAGCCCAGAATCTGCATTATAACCAGCTCCCCAGTTTTGCTTAGACCCACCAACTTTTGAGCTGGGAGCTTCTGTTTGACAGTTCACGATAATCATTAATCTGAATAGTATTAAACATATTTACTAAACTTAAATATATCTCAGAGACCTTATGACCTCTGGGATTAAACTTGACTATTACATAGTTAACATGTCACTCCAAAGCCAGAAACTGCAAGATATCCCAATTATCTTTTATGCTGCCTAAGGAATGTCTTGCCTTATGTGAGAGTTTCAGCTGGCTGACTTCAGCCTGCCAACACAGCCTCCAAACTGAAAGAAGTCATATGACAGTTCAACACAGAAGGATCCACAATGCAGAAACTCTTCTTGGTACTGGGCCCCTTACTGCTCATTAGACTTCACATCAAGAGACcagcaagaagagaaaaatacttaCTTTCTAGTGGATAAGTCAATTTTTGCCTCATAAGCCTGAAGATGAGCCTGAAATGACTACAAGCCATTTTTAATAGAGCAAAGCCTATTAAAAATGAATTCCCAGGCactcattttatttatgataAGTACTAAAGGAAATGGAGTAGGCCATcagctgattttttgtttttaattttgtgctTGCAGCAGAGTTATTCCCATTGTCTCAAAAATCAACTGTAACAGTAAGCTAACAATTTATATAAACAACAGGAGTCTAGAATATTTGGTtggaataaatttatttcatctgTCTGTAAACAAGGTGTTTAATAGttatggcatttttttaaatgcatattaaatcAGATGAGTTAGACTGTATCCCAGATGTAACAAAGTGcagggaaagaaatggacaaatcagcaactagatttgtttttaaatctgtacATTATCCACAAGGCCCAAACAATAGAAGCAAATACTAGAATGTCCCTAAGTAGTGCCATTCGAAAGAAACCTTTAGTAGGTCAGTTAAAATCCATCTCACAATAGCAACAGTTCATTTTAACAATAGTATGGCACAgaatacatatgaaaaaaattcatcACAAGACAGCCAAGTCCACAATAATGCAACTTCATATAAAAACTCAAGCTGCAAATAAAAATTGGTCCTATGAAGAACAAACTGGACACACTCCAGATGGTTATGTTGGGATACCTAATGTCCATAATGGCAGCCTTTTACACTTTTACTAAAGAGTAGAGCTGGTGTgcaaagaaaaagacaggaacaAAAATGTGAGCTATTGCAATGATGGAATGTCCCTGGGGATTCAATCAGTATGGTTACTATAAGGTCATGGGAGGAAGTGCCTTTTGCTCTTGTCTTGCAGTTGCACTTGTCATATGTCCTGCAGACACTATGAAAAAAGGTTTGTCTTTACTCAAGTGCAACAACAATACTAAAAGCAAACTACTGCAGCTCTCAATAGCTCATCAACAAAAAGGATATTAATTGGTTAAATAAACCAGGCACTGCATAAAAGAAGATGGAAGCAAACCAAATACCTATGTgtgaagggagggggtgggaagagaggagTGAAGGAAAGATGCATGCACTTTTTCCTCCCAACCATGCGCTACAAAAAAGGAAGACTAAATCAGCTAAGTAAATGCTCAAAGTGCTGAAATACAATGATCAAATTAGAGATTGTACAACCGGCACCTTGCttaatattaacttattttagTAATCAATATCCCATTAATTGCTAACACAAAGTGATGCCCAACTTggcatgccccctccccccaaatttcaaGGTATCATGCAAATCATTATTGTGCTGCAATTATGTTGCCAGATAAGGTTGGTTACATACAGTGGTTAACATACAAATGATCCATTGGGCAAACAGGAATTGTGACATTAGaaaataggtaaagaaaaatTAGCTACCATCTATAGTCTGGTAGCACTGTGACCATAACTGGGGTGGTGATGAAGACAGTTGCTAGGTAGATGGGGAGAGGCTGCTTACACATCAGACCTCCTCAGGTATAAAGCGAGTTCATATGCTTTCTTGTTAAGTGTCCCTCCGTGGACACCTTCCTTTCCCATGACTATAACCAATGCTGGAGTacacaaggaaacaaaacaaaagtgaacAGAATTATttaaggggggagggggcagaaagaAAGACACCTTTCCCCACCAACAGAGGGATAcaaaggagacacaggttcaTACCCCATCACCCTGCATTGCTAATAAAATTTCCAGAATTAAGACTCAAGCTTACAGCTAGGAAAGTTTAAGAGCAATTTTCCCCTAATACTTAACAGTCTGCCTAGCAGCTAGAACCCAGAGTCTCTCAAGTATTTTGCCATTGAGTATGCCTTCTTATTCAATCCGCCTCCATGGACCCCTTCTTTTCCCATTACAAAGACCAagactgaaagagaaagaagaaaagtgtttCAAAAGAAGTGTTAATCAAGAGAGTCACATAAGTTTTAGCAGACAGAACCCTGATTAATAAGTTAACATTAAGTTAGCTCTTCATGAACAACGAAGCACTGAAGTCAGCCTGGTCTCCAAAAAGGAGAACTTTCAAACTAGTACTATGCTGAACATTTTGACTATTAACTGCATCTTGGAAGTCCAATTAGTGCAGCTGCAATGCtctataaaaatatcttt contains:
- the RNF13 gene encoding E3 ubiquitin-protein ligase RNF13 isoform X2, which translates into the protein MLILMTSLAWDPTTVSTVEVLKKIDIPSVFIGESSANSLKDEFTYEKGGHIILVPEFSLPLEYYLIPFLIIVGICLILIVIFMITKFVQDRHRARRNRLRKDQLKKLPVHKFKKGDEYDVCAICLDEYEDGDKLRILPCSHAYHCKCVDPWLTKTKKTCPVCKQKVVPSQGDSDSDTDSSQEENEVSEHTPLLRPLASVSTQSFGALSESRSHQNMTESSDYEEDDNEDTDSSDAENEINEHSVVVQLQPNGERDYNIANTV